The genomic segment CGGCCATGGAAGCTCCATTCGTGGCGTGCCGCGCGCGCTGTGGCAGCGCGACCGCGAGATACGGACCGCCCTGCACGAGACCATGGTGCTGTGGTCGATGACCGTGCAGGGCGGGCCGCTTTTTGACTCAATTCGAAATCACTGGGAATTCACTTGGGACTCACCTTGAACTCGCTTGGAACTCAGAAGAGCCCGTTCGTGTTGGCAGCCGGGAGGTCCGGCGCAAACCAGGGCGCCGAGTTTTCCGGAGTGCCTACGATCTGCAGGACCTCCCAGTGCTCGATCGCCTTGCCGTCGGCGTTCATCTTGAAAATGTCCGCGCCGGCGATCCCCGTGTCGTCCGGATCGTCGTTGAAGAGGTTGAGGAAATTCGAGTGAATCCACACGTAGTCATCCACCGCGATGACGCGATGACCCACCCAACGAGCGTGCGGGCGGTCC from the Streptomyces sp. NBC_00310 genome contains:
- a CDS encoding nuclear transport factor 2 family protein, with translation MLKLVDSNDHRAVRNLNNIVDLHEVMINQRRPAEAVAQFLDPGYIQHDPLLTTGAEGLSSFFDNVLKDRPHARWVGHRVIAVDDYVWIHSNFLNLFNDDPDDTGIAGADIFKMNADGKAIEHWEVLQIVGTPENSAPWFAPDLPAANTNGLF